The window CACGAGGTCACCGGCGAATGTGGTGTCTTTGTTGGTGAGGAGAGTGTAAGCCACACCTTTCTCCCCAGCACGACCGGTTCGACCAatcctgtgcgtgtgtgtgtctatgtctcGTGCCACGTCGTAGTTCACCACGGTGCGAATGGATGGGATGTCCAGACCGCGAGCTGGGGGGCGAAtaatgaaacaggaagcaggaataTGTTAAAAGGTGTAATTTTATACTTTGAAACTATAGTTTTGTTATTCAGATCTTGATGTAAGTCCACTAAACTGTGAACACTCAAACAAAAAGCTTCCATTTCCATCATCACCTCTTCTTGTACTCACCAGCGACGTCAGTGGCCACCAGAACAGGCAGATTCTTTTTCTTGAAGTCGCTGATGACCTTGTTCCTCTCGCTCTGGTCCATGTCTCCGTGCAGGAGGCCCAGGCTGTAGCCCTCCTGCGTCAGGTTAGTAGCCAGCTCCTCGCAGTTTGCCTTCTTGGTGACGAAGATGAGGACTGAGCCGGTGGAGGTGAACTCGACCAGCCGGCGGGTCAGCCAGCCCCACTTATCCGTCCCGCTGggcagcagctccaccacctgGGTCACATCCTCATTGGCCTGGTCAGACAGGACGACAATCAAAACATGGTCTGCACGCTCGTATTTATTTatctaaacattaaacacatttaaaactttgacTGCCACGTTTTTCAAGTTAAACATctctttgaaatgtcaaatgaacTGTATGAAACTGTTGAAAGCttttctttaatgtgttttaatgtgtggtGTTGCGTACCTCTCCGATGTCTCCCTGCACCACACGAATAGGATCTACCAGGATGTCTCTGGCAAGCCTTTCAATCTTCTTTCGGAAAGTAGCGCTAAACAGAAGAGCTGCGGAGGAAATCATGTCAACAATGTTAGAAAAACGCTATGAGCCTTGCTATTTAGAACATTTTCTTATCACTAAGAGAAGCCACTTACTCTGCCTGTCTGGGCGGACGTGACTGGCGATAGATCTAACCTGATACTCTGAAAGGGAAAGGAGAAATAAGCTGCAGTGCACAAACAGGTTTACAGCATCTTTGCTCCGGCACTGATAATCCAAACCCACCAAAGCCCATATCAAACATGCGATCTGCCTCATCAAACACCAGGTACGTCACTCTCTGCAGGGACGTGGCCTTCTTTTTAACGTGGTCAATCAGACGAccctgtgcaaacacacatcaacaggaAATCCAGCATTGGTTGCAGCCGTGGAGTGTGAACTTTCTCTCAGAAGGCAGGTCAGAGACAAAAGCTGGTTGTCTCTTCTCTTACCGGAGTGCACACCACAatctctgctccctcctgcaGAGCTTTGGCCTGCTCCCACATGCTGCCTCCTCCGTAAACCGCCACAGAACGCAATGAGTAGGCTTTTCCAAAGCGCTTACATTCTGCGTGGATCTGCGAACATTTAAAGTGACACACACTAGTGAACCAACTCGCTTAATGATGTATTTTTAGTTAACACTGAACCAAATATCCTCTGCATACTCACCGAGCCCGACCTCAGTTCCTTCCCATTTCTTACCTGCTGACAAAGCTCTCTGGTGGGACACACGATGACCGCGATTGGCCCTTCTCCTGCCTCCAGTTCCTTTTGGTCCATGATGTGAACCAGCATTGGCCAGATAAAAGCTGCAGTTTTGCCACTGCCAGTTTTTGCAATACCAATCATATCACGTCCAGACAGAGCTATGGGAACACCCTAAAACCCAGAttgaggaaaacaacaaaacatgtactcattagataaataaattaaaaaagttACTATTCGATTATGCTGTAACCTTAAGATAAACCTGCTTTATACCTGGCACTGGATCGGCGTGGGCTGAGTGTACTCAGACTTGCGGATTTGGTGCATTAGCTGCTCATCAAAGCTGAAGTGGGCAAAACTAGTAGACGGCTTTGGAGGGGCAGCACCAGACACctgagaaagacacaaaaaagaagAGATCAAACAACATTCAAGACACATTTGAAGGCCTTCAAGGATTTTTCCCCTCAGCCACCTGTTAGAAATATGGCTGAAAATTTGATTGggttcaaaacaaaaatgacagaatctATGTAATACCTACTAAATGTGTATCATTTCAGCTGCGCACGACTCCCAGACTTACCCTCAAGTTCAGTTTCTGCCTTAACTCCAACACCTGAGTTCCAGTCAGGTTGCTGAGCTCCTCATGCTCATTGTAGAAGTTTTTCTCAAAGGGTGGGTAATCAATCTATagcaaaaaaagacaaaacaattgCAAAATCTCTCATATTACACATGTTAAACGAATAAAATGCTGATCCATAGTTTAGTAATCAGTATCGTCAACTGCACCTCAGAGTGGTCAATGGGAGGAAGTGGTAAGATGATTTTCTTGGTGGCAGGGGCGATTGGGTTCCCGTCACTGTCATAATCTacgttttcctcctcctcctctaggGTCAGCCCGGCTGTGGGATTCTCTGCCATGTAGCGGAAGTAGGCTTCCTGCAGAGAGCACAGCACGTCATGTGAAAAACGGAGCCGGTTTGCCGCTCACCACCCGACGAGACATTCAGCTTCATAACAGACGTAAGAATGACTGCTCACAATCTGATATCAACTATTCTGTCACTTGCTGACATAAACAACAATTAAACATGCTCTTTTTCACACGTTCTAAACAAGAAGAATAATctacagaagaaaaacagctccatctTTAATGACCCTAAATGCAACCTGCACGGCCAGACAGAGTGAAGGCAGGGGGCTTGGTAAGATTAGAGAGGACAAAATTTGGGGAATGTTTGGTCTGGAGACCTCTCTGATCAATGGTGTAGTGGATGAAGAACTTTGGAGGGCTCACTCACTtgttcatcttcttcttcaatGTCATCACGAATACCCCTGAAATGACAagcggagaaaaaaaaacttccctgCGGCTCGTTCATACACCCAAGACAGCCCACACCCCACTGACTAACACCAGCCTGCTTACCTGATGATATCTATTAAGACAGTAAAAACATTGCTGGATGTGCAACGTTTTGTGCCAATAATTAGAGAAACTAAGGTTATAATTGGTGCATAATGCTAAATGGCTATTGGTAGTGAATACATTTGTAAAAGCAGTGAATTATACAGGAGTTCAACACAAATTAACAGTATGATTATCCCAAATTAGGAGGCTTATACTTTCACTGACATAATAGTAATTAATTTGTGGGCAATTCTTTTTCCTTCTGGTCCAAATCTAATTTAAACACCTACATAAGAAAGTGACTAAAACCTTTTCACTCTTCACTTACTTGGCtgactttttctccttttccttctcctctagTTTCCTCATGTCTTTAGCTGCTTGGttctggaggagaaagaaaaaaaaaatattaggAGGAACAGCAGGTTAAGCATTTGGAAGCATAATACGGTTTGTGTCTAACTGTAAGTCTCCTCTCACCTCAACCTCTGCCATGAAGGCATCCAGTGGGTCATCTTCACTGTCTGAGCCACCACCTGACTGCATCTGCTGCCGTGTGGGAGAGTTCTCCGCCGGGATGTACGGCAGATCCACATTGCTGCTGGActcctcttcatcgtcttcGAAGTACCTGgttgaaaatgacaaagacgCAGTTTTAGAATCATTAAATAACACATATCAGATCATATACTGCTTTGTCAGGTGGTTGAACTCGTATGGGACAGAGGCAATACTCACGCATTTTCCTCATCAAAGTTAGCTCTTTTGGTCCCTATTTTGTAGAATGAGGGGAGCTGCTGGTTCTTCCCATATCCCCCACCTGATCCCGTGGCTCCAAATGACGTGTGAGATTTATCAGTGAGCTGAGGttcctcttttttccctgcAAGGGCGAATCCTCCAAACCCAAACCCTCGCTTCACACCCGGACCACCTTTGTTCCAGTTCATGGCTGTGCTGTGGAAACAAGAGAGGAAACAAGCGTTTAAAGTCTTAACATTTTATCTGTTATTACAGTAAACCGTGTTTGAAAAATGTGGTGTTTGCTTGTCCTTGGTTCTTTCTTGAATGTCCTCCCAATAAAATGTGACTCAGCACTTGTCTGAATCATAGCAAGTTCTTCAGCTTGCCATTTAGAAAACAACTTACAGGAGGTGTATTTTGGTGACTTGCAGTTTCACACAAGACTGATAATTATTCATAAGGCCAAGTAATAAatgacttccattcattttgcTGGTGAAATCACGGTTTGGATGAACTGAACAGAATAACCTGTCGCAGACACACAGTTTGGCTTTTATTGACGGGGACTTCCTCCCCTGCAGTAATATTAGCTACAAACACATAAAACGTATACTGCAACAAATACTAGCTGTGCAAAAGACAGTTACGTGTCCGCAGAAACACGGTACATTTATCAGGCATGATTAAAGTTATGTTCTGCAGGAGGTTTATCAGTCTCAGGAGCAGACGCAACGTTAAACATGTCAACTGAAAGTTAGTGAGCCGTTCGCTACATACGACGATTATACAATTTAATGAAAGCAACGCGATTTAGCTGCCAGCTCGGGGCGGTTAGTTTGTATTAAAGAAACTGATAACAGCATAACACTGGTCACGATCTGTATAACGTTTGCTATACAtaacgttagcattagcttaagGCCGCAAAACGAGGCCGAGGTGGGGGTGTGTTGTGAGGCTGATCGACACTTTCCCGCAAATGTAGTTTAGCTAGGGTGCCTGTCCCAACCCCGTGCAGTATACGGTAACATTGTTCGTTAACTAAATGCATCGATAATTATGCAACAGGAGCTAAAAGGGTACATTTACCTGTTTATGATGCCCGTAAACGCTCCACTGTATTCAATACACCGAGTGCTGCCAACGTCATCTGCCCGCGCTAAGTTTCTCTGTGGGTGTGTCGTCATTGGCGTGCGACACGACGCTGAACCGAGACCGTACAGCGTACTGGAGAGAGCTGCCAAAACATCCGCTGGAGAAGATGGCTAGCTAAAGAAGTTATCCAAAAATATAATATCACGCCAACAAGGCCTTGCTGTTCCAAGCAATTTATAGGTAAGTTATTAAAACATTAACGTAACGCCATTTCTTGTTGCTAAAATAAGTCAAGCTAGCTGCTTTAGCTAACAGTAGTTTACTGTTGCTAGCCTGCGCCCTCCATCATGGCAACATTAGCAAGTCATTAGCAAGAATTGAGCTCTTCATGTGACGAATGTGCTATAAattagtcatttattttttcttcgTATGATCGGATTGCTCCGTTTCCTATCGTTGGAAGtcagcatttctgtgtttgcattgtAACATTATTCAAGCATGAATGTTTCTTGTTTTCAACCTTTAAAATCAGTATGAAAAGTATCATCACTTAAGCCAGCACTAACGACTGAGAGGTCCTCTGGCTGTAGACTTTAAATTACAAGATTTAATAATCTCTTCTATAAGTAACAACTTGCATGCATACTATGCATTAGGAAAGACACGTTAATCTGCTTTCTATGTGCCTACGCTCATTTCATACAGTAACGTTATCGTCTAAGCTGTCAAAATATTATGTATTTTCTACAGATGTGTgctaatgtgctgctttttcttgGAGTGCAAATATAGATTATAATCTGCAGTCAAGTACAGCAATCTATTTACTTTCTGAGGACGCCGAGGACAtttggagcaaacacacagattctgttattattatttttccacTCTA of the Chaetodon auriga isolate fChaAug3 chromosome 16, fChaAug3.hap1, whole genome shotgun sequence genome contains:
- the ddx42 gene encoding ATP-dependent RNA helicase DDX42 isoform X3, with translation MNWNKGGPGVKRGFGFGGFALAGKKEEPQLTDKSHTSFGATGSGGGYGKNQQLPSFYKIGTKRANFDEENAYFEDDEEESSSNVDLPYIPAENSPTRQQMQSGGGSDSEDDPLDAFMAEVENQAAKDMRKLEEKEKEKKSAKGIRDDIEEEDEQEAYFRYMAENPTAGLTLEEEEENVDYDSDGNPIAPATKKIILPLPPIDHSEIDYPPFEKNFYNEHEELSNLTGTQVLELRQKLNLRVSGAAPPKPSTSFAHFSFDEQLMHQIRKSEYTQPTPIQCQGVPIALSGRDMIGIAKTGSGKTAAFIWPMLVHIMDQKELEAGEGPIAVIVCPTRELCQQIHAECKRFGKAYSLRSVAVYGGGSMWEQAKALQEGAEIVVCTPGRLIDHVKKKATSLQRVTYLVFDEADRMFDMGFEYQVRSIASHVRPDRQTLLFSATFRKKIERLARDILVDPIRVVQGDIGEANEDVTQVVELLPSGTDKWGWLTRRLVEFTSTGSVLIFVTKKANCEELATNLTQEGYSLGLLHGDMDQSERNKVISDFKKKNLPVLVATDVAARGLDIPSIRTVVNYDVARDIDTHTHRIGRTGRAGEKGVAYTLLTNKDTTFAGDLVRNLEGANQGVSKELMDLAMQNPWFRKSRFKGGKGKKLNIGGGGLGYRERPGLGADSSVSYYSSLLSSTSSYEGYSKPTTGAMGDRMSAMKQAFQAQYKSHFVAASSGPPKLSAKSSSSSGWTSAGSLSSVPTESANGSERSQSITMSMSGFTSAGSLSSVPASQTSSQHSYPPPAPPSQRDSSRDRHGEDRGRHGDSYHRHSDRSDRHSGEDRYGDRDRHGDRDRDRHGDRDRHSSSRHSDSRNGDGSRRDRDDRRSERDGGDRGSGEGRDRGDDSFAVPEPPKRRKSRWDN
- the ddx42 gene encoding ATP-dependent RNA helicase DDX42 isoform X2, whose protein sequence is MNWNKGGPGVKRGFGFGGFALAGKKEEPQLTDKSHTSFGATGSGGGYGKNQQLPSFYKIGTKRANFDEENAYFEDDEEESSSNVDLPYIPAENSPTRQQMQSGGGSDSEDDPLDAFMAEVENQAAKDMRKLEEKEKEKKSAKGIRDDIEEEDEQEAYFRYMAENPTAGLTLEEEEENVDYDSDGNPIAPATKKIILPLPPIDHSEIDYPPFEKNFYNEHEELSNLTGTQVLELRQKLNLRVSGAAPPKPSTSFAHFSFDEQLMHQIRKSEYTQPTPIQCQGVPIALSGRDMIGIAKTGSGKTAAFIWPMLVHIMDQKELEAGEGPIAVIVCPTRELCQQIHAECKRFGKAYSLRSVAVYGGGSMWEQAKALQEGAEIVVCTPGRLIDHVKKKATSLQRVTYLVFDEADRMFDMGFEYQVRSIASHVRPDRQTLLFSATFRKKIERLARDILVDPIRVVQGDIGEANEDVTQVVELLPSGTDKWGWLTRRLVEFTSTGSVLIFVTKKANCEELATNLTQEGYSLGLLHGDMDQSERNKVISDFKKKNLPVLVATDVAARGLDIPSIRTVVNYDVARDIDTHTHRIGRTGRAGEKGVAYTLLTNKDTTFAGDLVRNLEGANQGVSKELMDLAMQNPWFRKSRFKGGKGKKLNIGGGGLGYRERPGLGADSSERSSSSSSLLSSTSSYEGYSKPTTGAMGDRMSAMKQAFQAQYKSHFVAASSGPPKLSAKSSSSSGWTSAGSLSSVPTESANGSERSQSITMSMSGFTSAGSLSSVPASQTSSQHSYPPPAPPSQRDSSRDRHGEDRGRHGDSYHRHSDRSDRHSGEDRYGDRDRHGDRDRDRHGDRDRHSSSRHSDSRNGDGSRRDRDDRRSERDGGDRGSGEGRDRGDDSFAVPEPPKRRKSRWDN
- the ddx42 gene encoding ATP-dependent RNA helicase DDX42 isoform X1 gives rise to the protein MNWNKGGPGVKRGFGFGGFALAGKKEEPQLTDKSHTSFGATGSGGGYGKNQQLPSFYKIGTKRANFDEENAYFEDDEEESSSNVDLPYIPAENSPTRQQMQSGGGSDSEDDPLDAFMAEVENQAAKDMRKLEEKEKEKKSAKGIRDDIEEEDEQEAYFRYMAENPTAGLTLEEEEENVDYDSDGNPIAPATKKIILPLPPIDHSEIDYPPFEKNFYNEHEELSNLTGTQVLELRQKLNLRVSGAAPPKPSTSFAHFSFDEQLMHQIRKSEYTQPTPIQCQGVPIALSGRDMIGIAKTGSGKTAAFIWPMLVHIMDQKELEAGEGPIAVIVCPTRELCQQIHAECKRFGKAYSLRSVAVYGGGSMWEQAKALQEGAEIVVCTPGRLIDHVKKKATSLQRVTYLVFDEADRMFDMGFEYQVRSIASHVRPDRQTLLFSATFRKKIERLARDILVDPIRVVQGDIGEANEDVTQVVELLPSGTDKWGWLTRRLVEFTSTGSVLIFVTKKANCEELATNLTQEGYSLGLLHGDMDQSERNKVISDFKKKNLPVLVATDVAARGLDIPSIRTVVNYDVARDIDTHTHRIGRTGRAGEKGVAYTLLTNKDTTFAGDLVRNLEGANQGVSKELMDLAMQNPWFRKSRFKGGKGKKLNIGGGGLGYRERPGLGADSSVSYYSSSSSLLSSTSSYEGYSKPTTGAMGDRMSAMKQAFQAQYKSHFVAASSGPPKLSAKSSSSSGWTSAGSLSSVPTESANGSERSQSITMSMSGFTSAGSLSSVPASQTSSQHSYPPPAPPSQRDSSRDRHGEDRGRHGDSYHRHSDRSDRHSGEDRYGDRDRHGDRDRDRHGDRDRHSSSRHSDSRNGDGSRRDRDDRRSERDGGDRGSGEGRDRGDDSFAVPEPPKRRKSRWDN
- the ddx42 gene encoding ATP-dependent RNA helicase DDX42 isoform X5; its protein translation is MAENPTAGLTLEEEEENVDYDSDGNPIAPATKKIILPLPPIDHSEIDYPPFEKNFYNEHEELSNLTGTQVLELRQKLNLRVSGAAPPKPSTSFAHFSFDEQLMHQIRKSEYTQPTPIQCQGVPIALSGRDMIGIAKTGSGKTAAFIWPMLVHIMDQKELEAGEGPIAVIVCPTRELCQQIHAECKRFGKAYSLRSVAVYGGGSMWEQAKALQEGAEIVVCTPGRLIDHVKKKATSLQRVTYLVFDEADRMFDMGFEYQVRSIASHVRPDRQTLLFSATFRKKIERLARDILVDPIRVVQGDIGEANEDVTQVVELLPSGTDKWGWLTRRLVEFTSTGSVLIFVTKKANCEELATNLTQEGYSLGLLHGDMDQSERNKVISDFKKKNLPVLVATDVAARGLDIPSIRTVVNYDVARDIDTHTHRIGRTGRAGEKGVAYTLLTNKDTTFAGDLVRNLEGANQGVSKELMDLAMQNPWFRKSRFKGGKGKKLNIGGGGLGYRERPGLGADSSERSSSSSSLLSSTSSYEGYSKPTTGAMGDRMSAMKQAFQAQYKSHFVAASSGPPKLSAKSSSSSGWTSAGSLSSVPTESANGSERSQSITMSMSGFTSAGSLSSVPASQTSSQHSYPPPAPPSQRDSSRDRHGEDRGRHGDSYHRHSDRSDRHSGEDRYGDRDRHGDRDRDRHGDRDRHSSSRHSDSRNGDGSRRDRDDRRSERDGGDRGSGEGRDRGDDSFAVPEPPKRRKSRWDN
- the ddx42 gene encoding ATP-dependent RNA helicase DDX42 isoform X4 → MAENPTAGLTLEEEEENVDYDSDGNPIAPATKKIILPLPPIDHSEIDYPPFEKNFYNEHEELSNLTGTQVLELRQKLNLRVSGAAPPKPSTSFAHFSFDEQLMHQIRKSEYTQPTPIQCQGVPIALSGRDMIGIAKTGSGKTAAFIWPMLVHIMDQKELEAGEGPIAVIVCPTRELCQQIHAECKRFGKAYSLRSVAVYGGGSMWEQAKALQEGAEIVVCTPGRLIDHVKKKATSLQRVTYLVFDEADRMFDMGFEYQVRSIASHVRPDRQTLLFSATFRKKIERLARDILVDPIRVVQGDIGEANEDVTQVVELLPSGTDKWGWLTRRLVEFTSTGSVLIFVTKKANCEELATNLTQEGYSLGLLHGDMDQSERNKVISDFKKKNLPVLVATDVAARGLDIPSIRTVVNYDVARDIDTHTHRIGRTGRAGEKGVAYTLLTNKDTTFAGDLVRNLEGANQGVSKELMDLAMQNPWFRKSRFKGGKGKKLNIGGGGLGYRERPGLGADSSVSYYSSSSSLLSSTSSYEGYSKPTTGAMGDRMSAMKQAFQAQYKSHFVAASSGPPKLSAKSSSSSGWTSAGSLSSVPTESANGSERSQSITMSMSGFTSAGSLSSVPASQTSSQHSYPPPAPPSQRDSSRDRHGEDRGRHGDSYHRHSDRSDRHSGEDRYGDRDRHGDRDRDRHGDRDRHSSSRHSDSRNGDGSRRDRDDRRSERDGGDRGSGEGRDRGDDSFAVPEPPKRRKSRWDN